One segment of Rhodanobacter thiooxydans DNA contains the following:
- a CDS encoding DUF6348 family protein: protein MDSAALQKYLLRLFERHDVELDVDEDGWLVTDGDFPAIRAAWHEGAAGEPGRLDVDVVLSEERYIEESFAGVGGGDAGCRDALRAFEHDVFHPLLAACWYVTDERRMRITAWEIGVRTWDVFIGPFSARGADAASMPAEALASVEAALKREALSPELHWIRLVHSHAADGDSRCEALLDNELWTAGTLALTAVPWPHSGDYSARCFLLLDVRDY, encoded by the coding sequence ATGGACAGTGCGGCGCTACAGAAGTATCTGCTGCGGCTGTTCGAGCGCCACGACGTCGAACTGGACGTGGACGAGGACGGCTGGCTGGTCACCGACGGCGATTTTCCGGCGATCCGTGCCGCCTGGCACGAAGGCGCGGCCGGTGAGCCCGGCCGGCTCGACGTCGACGTGGTGCTGAGTGAGGAGCGCTATATTGAGGAGAGCTTCGCCGGCGTGGGCGGCGGCGACGCCGGCTGTCGCGATGCCTTGCGCGCGTTCGAACACGACGTGTTCCATCCCCTGCTGGCCGCGTGCTGGTACGTCACCGATGAGCGCCGGATGCGGATTACCGCGTGGGAGATCGGCGTGCGCACCTGGGACGTATTCATCGGCCCGTTCAGCGCACGCGGTGCGGATGCTGCGAGCATGCCGGCCGAGGCGCTGGCGTCGGTCGAGGCCGCGTTGAAACGCGAGGCGCTCAGCCCCGAGCTGCACTGGATTCGGCTGGTGCACAGTCACGCCGCAGATGGCGATTCACGCTGCGAGGCGCTGCTCGACAACGAACTGTGGACGGCTGGAACGCTGGCGTTGACTGCCGTCCCGTGGCCGCACAGCGGCGACTACAGCGCCCGTTGTTTCCTGTTGCTGGACGTGCGCGATTACTGA
- a CDS encoding M48 metallopeptidase family protein, which translates to MVPFKYLQAYPATLQDKVRELIAQERLGEHLARRYPARHDVQSDKALYAYVAALKQRHMKNAPGIDKVLYDARLDVLRNALGLHTAVSRVQGGRLKAKKEIRVASLFKAAAPEFLQMIVVHELAHLKEIEHNKAFYQLCQYMLPDYHQLEFDLRVYLTWRELPSGDTTNLRE; encoded by the coding sequence ATGGTTCCGTTCAAGTATCTCCAGGCTTACCCCGCCACGCTGCAGGACAAGGTGCGCGAACTGATCGCGCAGGAGCGCCTGGGCGAGCACCTGGCCAGGCGCTATCCGGCGCGCCACGACGTGCAGAGCGACAAGGCGCTGTACGCCTACGTGGCCGCGCTGAAGCAGCGACACATGAAGAATGCGCCCGGCATCGACAAGGTGCTGTACGACGCCAGGCTCGACGTGCTGCGCAACGCGCTCGGCCTGCACACCGCGGTCTCGCGCGTGCAGGGCGGCCGGCTCAAGGCGAAGAAGGAGATCCGCGTGGCCAGCCTGTTCAAGGCCGCCGCGCCGGAGTTCCTGCAGATGATCGTGGTGCACGAGCTGGCGCACCTGAAGGAAATCGAGCACAACAAGGCGTTCTACCAGCTGTGCCAGTACATGCTGCCGGACTACCATCAGCTGGAGTTCGATCTGCGCGTGTACCTGACCTGGCGCGAATTGCCGTCGGGCGACACCACCAACCTGCGGGAATGA
- a CDS encoding VOC family protein, with amino-acid sequence MHHSRLCTLVIDCQVDDLAPATRFWSLALGKPIASVDQDGDGKYAELQTAADEPIILLQKVDHASRVHLDIETDDLDAEVDRLERLGARRIAFVRERWWVLEAPSGHRFCVVRPQRKAFGPHLNTWD; translated from the coding sequence ATGCATCACAGCCGACTCTGCACCCTCGTCATCGACTGCCAGGTCGACGACCTTGCCCCCGCGACCCGCTTCTGGAGCCTGGCGCTGGGCAAGCCGATCGCCAGCGTCGACCAGGACGGCGACGGCAAGTACGCCGAGCTGCAGACCGCCGCGGACGAACCGATCATCCTGCTGCAGAAGGTGGACCACGCCAGCCGCGTGCACCTGGACATCGAGACCGACGACCTCGACGCCGAGGTGGATCGGCTGGAACGGCTCGGGGCGCGCCGCATCGCGTTCGTGCGCGAACGCTGGTGGGTGCTGGAAGCCCCCAGCGGGCATCGTTTCTGCGTGGTGCGACCGCAGCGCAAGGCGTTCGGGCCGCACCTGAACACCTGGGACTGA
- a CDS encoding DUF5916 domain-containing protein, whose translation MRMACLLLLILAALSAPALAVEIDGHIGADEWKGARHIADFRQTQPLTGKPGSLHTEAWILATPKGLAVAFRCDQPAGVPRTHQRVQRDFEDQVDRVNVMIDFNGDGRTGYDFVVSSTGGINDAVVTNENQFNKDWDGSWQHAVSEDAEGWTVEILIPWYIAPMHTAVDGKRTIGIYLDRVTGSTGERDSWPVASFTLPRFLSTFSRVEVPQYSQSLLALTPYVSGLYDNVRGRSHFQQGADLLWKPNGQFQLTAALNPDFGQVESDDLVVNFSATETYVSDKRPFFTENQGIFDFSLLDDYSQLVYTRRVGGPSDDGHGAADINAAVKLNGSFGTTSYGVLAADEDGEAGRFFGAARVTHDFGEQSLGMLLTRVDRPWLDREATVLGVDHHWRPTPQLTIATNVVGSDILQSGTHTRDSGGTVIADYEMGDGWRQQWLGMHFGDQLQVNDFGYLERNNFNYGHWEVRKRNTTLPADSAYSSHEWRFRIDGLDNDHGLRLRRQFRVSRNSNLRNGATETVQLNVNSAGWDDLLTRGNGALFLPPSVDLAYKRISPRHGDWAFKLDAEVVSGGLGGNRQLGYDVKFIPTYFVSDAFSVYAGPYYEHLPDWLVWQHDNLIGRYDEHTLQLDAGFDWTIDSRQELRVKLQAIGLDARVRGGYRVQANGRAVASNEPVDDFSVRNLGLQIRYRYELAPLSYLYVVYGRGGYAMDGYARRTADVFDRSFALRDDEQLLVKLSYRFDI comes from the coding sequence ATGCGCATGGCATGCCTGCTGTTGCTTATTCTGGCCGCGCTGTCGGCACCGGCGCTGGCCGTCGAGATCGACGGCCACATCGGTGCCGACGAGTGGAAGGGCGCGCGGCACATCGCCGACTTCCGCCAGACCCAGCCGCTTACCGGCAAGCCGGGCTCGCTGCATACCGAGGCCTGGATCCTGGCCACACCCAAGGGCCTGGCCGTGGCGTTCCGTTGCGACCAGCCGGCGGGCGTGCCGCGCACGCACCAGCGCGTGCAGCGCGACTTCGAGGACCAGGTCGACCGGGTCAATGTGATGATCGACTTCAACGGCGACGGGCGCACCGGCTACGACTTCGTGGTCAGCTCGACCGGCGGCATCAACGACGCCGTGGTCACCAACGAAAACCAGTTCAACAAGGACTGGGACGGCAGCTGGCAGCATGCGGTGAGCGAGGATGCCGAAGGCTGGACCGTCGAGATCCTGATTCCGTGGTACATCGCGCCGATGCACACGGCCGTGGACGGCAAGCGCACCATTGGCATCTATCTCGACCGCGTGACCGGCTCGACCGGCGAACGCGACTCGTGGCCAGTGGCCAGCTTCACGCTGCCGCGCTTCCTGTCCACATTCAGCCGGGTCGAGGTGCCGCAGTACAGCCAGTCGCTGCTGGCGCTGACGCCGTACGTGTCTGGCCTGTACGACAACGTGCGCGGCCGCAGCCACTTCCAGCAAGGCGCCGACCTGCTGTGGAAGCCGAACGGTCAGTTCCAGCTGACCGCGGCGCTGAATCCGGATTTCGGCCAGGTCGAGAGCGACGACCTGGTGGTCAACTTCAGCGCCACCGAAACCTACGTCAGCGACAAGCGGCCGTTCTTCACCGAGAACCAGGGCATCTTCGACTTCAGCCTGCTCGACGACTACAGCCAGCTGGTCTATACGCGGCGTGTTGGCGGCCCGTCCGACGATGGTCACGGCGCGGCCGACATCAATGCGGCGGTGAAGCTCAATGGCAGCTTCGGCACCACCAGCTACGGCGTGCTGGCCGCCGACGAGGATGGCGAGGCGGGGCGCTTTTTCGGCGCCGCGCGGGTGACCCACGATTTCGGCGAGCAGAGCCTGGGCATGCTGCTGACCCGGGTCGACCGCCCGTGGCTGGATCGCGAGGCCACCGTGCTCGGCGTGGACCATCACTGGCGGCCCACGCCGCAGCTGACCATCGCCACCAACGTGGTCGGCAGCGACATCCTGCAGTCGGGCACGCACACGCGCGACAGCGGCGGCACCGTCATCGCGGATTACGAGATGGGCGACGGCTGGCGCCAGCAGTGGCTGGGCATGCATTTCGGCGACCAGTTGCAGGTCAACGACTTCGGCTACCTGGAGCGCAACAACTTCAACTACGGCCACTGGGAAGTGCGCAAGCGCAACACCACGCTGCCGGCCGACTCCGCCTACAGCTCGCACGAGTGGCGCTTCCGCATCGACGGACTGGACAACGACCACGGCCTGCGCCTGCGCCGCCAGTTCCGCGTCAGCCGCAACAGCAACCTGCGCAACGGCGCCACCGAAACGGTGCAGCTCAATGTCAACAGCGCCGGCTGGGACGACCTGCTCACCCGCGGCAACGGCGCATTGTTCCTGCCGCCGTCGGTGGACCTGGCCTACAAACGGATCAGCCCGCGCCATGGCGACTGGGCGTTCAAGCTGGATGCGGAGGTCGTGAGCGGTGGGCTCGGCGGCAACCGGCAGCTCGGCTACGACGTCAAGTTCATCCCGACCTATTTCGTCAGCGACGCGTTCAGCGTCTATGCCGGCCCGTACTACGAGCACCTGCCGGACTGGCTGGTGTGGCAGCACGACAACCTCATCGGCCGCTACGACGAGCACACGCTGCAGCTGGACGCCGGTTTCGACTGGACCATCGACAGCCGCCAGGAGTTGCGGGTGAAGCTGCAGGCGATCGGGCTGGACGCACGCGTGCGTGGCGGTTACCGCGTGCAGGCCAACGGTCGCGCCGTCGCCAGCAACGAGCCGGTCGACGACTTCAGCGTGCGCAACCTCGGCCTGCAGATCCGCTACCGCTACGAGCTGGCGCCGCTGTCGTACCTGTACGTGGTCTACGGCCGCGGCGGCTACGCGATGGATGGTTACGCGCGCCGTACCGCCGATGTCTTCGACCGCAGTTTCGCGCTGCGCGACGACGAACAGCTGCTGGTGAAGCTGAGCTACCGCTTCGACATCTGA
- a CDS encoding tryptophan--tRNA ligase produces MNIRVLTGITTTGTPHLGNYVGAIRPAVEASRRDDVDAFYFMADYHALIKSDDAARIERSRLEIAATWLAAGLDPQRVTFYRQSDIPEIPELTWFLTCIASKGMLNRAHAYKAAVDKNTAAGEDADAGITAGLYMYPVLMAADILAFDANQVPVGRDQIQHIEMARDLGQRFNHLHGHEFFVLPEALIEEQVATLPGLDGRKMSKSYDNTIPLFAGGKKQLREAIMRIVTDSRLPGEPKDPDDCALFTIFRAFASEAETAAFRQALLDGIGWGEAKQVLCERIEADVGPMRERYEALMADPAAIETILRQGAQKARAIATPKVAALREVLGLRAMTTAPTATAQSKGAPKPGKMPRFASFRDADGSFRFRLFSAEGEELLLSKPFADPKAAGALQKQLKILGAAAAVWQIQPLSMSLELDGAAVASTPDYRDGQARDEALVQLREALDQLAAQE; encoded by the coding sequence ATGAACATCCGAGTCCTCACCGGTATCACCACCACCGGCACTCCGCACCTTGGCAATTACGTGGGCGCGATCCGGCCAGCGGTCGAGGCCAGCCGGCGCGACGACGTGGATGCGTTCTATTTCATGGCTGACTACCACGCGCTGATCAAGAGCGACGACGCAGCGCGGATCGAGCGTTCGCGGCTCGAGATCGCCGCGACGTGGCTGGCCGCCGGCCTGGATCCGCAGCGGGTCACCTTCTACCGCCAGTCGGACATCCCGGAAATCCCCGAGCTGACCTGGTTCCTGACCTGCATCGCCTCCAAGGGCATGCTCAACCGCGCGCACGCGTACAAGGCGGCGGTGGACAAGAACACTGCGGCGGGCGAGGACGCCGATGCCGGCATCACCGCCGGCCTGTACATGTACCCGGTGCTGATGGCGGCCGACATCCTGGCGTTCGACGCGAACCAGGTGCCGGTGGGGCGCGACCAGATCCAGCATATCGAGATGGCGCGCGACCTCGGCCAGCGCTTCAACCATCTGCACGGGCACGAGTTCTTCGTGCTGCCGGAGGCGCTGATCGAGGAGCAGGTGGCCACGCTGCCGGGCCTGGACGGGCGCAAGATGTCAAAGAGCTACGACAACACCATTCCGCTGTTCGCCGGCGGCAAGAAGCAGCTGCGCGAGGCAATCATGCGCATCGTCACCGACTCGCGCCTGCCCGGCGAGCCGAAGGATCCGGACGATTGCGCGCTGTTCACCATCTTCCGTGCATTCGCCAGCGAAGCCGAGACCGCGGCGTTCCGCCAGGCCCTGCTGGACGGCATCGGCTGGGGCGAGGCGAAGCAGGTGTTGTGCGAGCGGATCGAGGCCGACGTGGGGCCGATGCGCGAACGCTACGAGGCCTTGATGGCCGATCCGGCCGCGATCGAGACGATCCTGCGGCAGGGTGCGCAGAAGGCACGCGCGATCGCCACGCCGAAAGTGGCTGCGTTGCGCGAAGTGCTGGGTCTGCGCGCGATGACCACCGCGCCAACGGCGACTGCTCAGTCGAAGGGCGCGCCGAAGCCGGGCAAGATGCCGCGCTTCGCCAGTTTCCGCGACGCCGATGGCAGCTTTCGTTTTCGCCTGTTCTCTGCAGAAGGCGAGGAGCTGCTGCTGTCGAAGCCGTTCGCCGATCCGAAGGCGGCCGGTGCGCTGCAGAAGCAACTCAAGATATTGGGTGCGGCTGCGGCCGTATGGCAGATTCAGCCACTGAGCATGAGCCTGGAGCTGGACGGCGCGGCGGTCGCCAGTACGCCCGACTACCGTGACGGGCAGGCTCGCGACGAAGCGCTGGTGCAATTGCGCGAAGCGCTGGATCAACTGGCCGCGCAGGAATGA
- a CDS encoding YegP family protein, with product MSGKFTVFTGKNGETYFNLKAANGEIILKSEGYKDKASAHNGITSIRKNAPDATRYEKKTSVNGKFHFNLKAANHQVIGSSEMYESERSRDAGIASVMANAADAKLIEE from the coding sequence ATGAGCGGCAAGTTCACTGTGTTTACCGGCAAGAACGGCGAAACCTATTTCAACCTGAAGGCCGCCAACGGCGAGATCATTCTCAAGAGCGAGGGCTACAAGGACAAGGCCAGTGCGCACAACGGCATCACGTCGATACGCAAGAACGCACCAGACGCGACGCGCTACGAGAAGAAGACCTCGGTCAACGGCAAGTTCCACTTCAACCTCAAGGCGGCCAACCATCAGGTCATCGGCAGCAGCGAGATGTACGAGAGCGAACGCTCGCGCGACGCTGGCATCGCCTCGGTGATGGCGAATGCGGCGGACGCGAAGCTCATCGAGGAGTAA
- a CDS encoding YkvA family protein has protein sequence MSLDISITLTDSDVKLFVDSIKEAQKKAAALDAVSIVGAARNLLEETIGKNLPDFVAIRLKHLDTMIALVEDAGFGLPEADRDNVLAALAYFSSPDDILPDNIPVLGFLDDAIMIELCVRELQHEIEAYEDFRHWRDNEATRRGESRAGLMLNRVEWAEARRIETIERMHRRRNESYVGGNWSPVLFKVR, from the coding sequence ATGAGCCTGGACATCAGCATTACCTTGACCGATTCAGACGTAAAGCTGTTTGTCGACAGTATCAAGGAGGCGCAGAAGAAGGCGGCCGCGCTGGATGCCGTGAGCATTGTAGGTGCCGCGCGCAATCTGCTGGAAGAAACCATCGGCAAGAATCTGCCCGACTTCGTGGCGATCCGTCTGAAACATCTGGACACCATGATCGCCCTGGTCGAGGACGCCGGCTTCGGCCTGCCTGAGGCGGATCGCGACAACGTACTGGCGGCGCTGGCCTATTTTTCCAGTCCGGACGACATCCTTCCGGACAATATCCCGGTGCTGGGCTTCCTTGACGACGCGATCATGATCGAGCTCTGCGTGCGCGAGCTGCAGCACGAGATCGAGGCCTACGAGGACTTCCGCCACTGGCGCGACAACGAGGCGACCCGACGCGGGGAGAGCCGGGCGGGCCTGATGCTGAACCGGGTCGAGTGGGCCGAGGCACGCCGCATCGAGACGATCGAGCGCATGCACCGCCGCCGCAACGAATCCTATGTCGGCGGCAACTGGTCACCGGTGCTGTTCAAGGTGCGTTGA
- the rocF gene encoding arginase: MGKQTVSLIGVPTDIGAGHRGAAMGPEALRVANLAEKLERRGLKVIDRGNLQGPLNPWLPPEHGYRHLDEVVAWNTAVYTAVHQELQAGRLPIMLGGDHCLAIGSISAVARHCHDEGKQLRVLWLDAHTDFNTAQATPSGNIHGMPVACLCGIGPSELTGLSGNTPVTTPDVFRYIGIRSVDEGEKRLVREANMQVHDMRHIDEIGMKRVMEEALAGIDENTHLHVSFDVDFLDPSIAPGVGTTVRGGPNYREAQLCMEMLADTGRVASLDIVELNPAFDKRNQTAKLAVDLVESLFGKSTLLR, translated from the coding sequence ATGGGCAAACAGACCGTTTCATTGATCGGCGTGCCAACCGACATCGGCGCCGGCCATCGTGGTGCCGCGATGGGGCCGGAAGCGTTGCGTGTGGCCAACCTGGCGGAAAAGTTGGAGCGCCGCGGGCTGAAAGTGATCGACCGGGGCAACCTGCAGGGGCCGCTCAATCCGTGGTTGCCGCCTGAACACGGCTACCGCCACCTGGACGAGGTGGTGGCCTGGAATACGGCCGTCTATACGGCTGTTCACCAGGAGCTTCAGGCCGGGCGCCTGCCAATCATGCTCGGCGGCGACCACTGCCTGGCGATCGGTTCGATTTCGGCGGTGGCGCGCCATTGCCACGACGAAGGCAAGCAGCTGCGCGTGCTGTGGCTGGATGCGCACACCGATTTCAACACGGCACAGGCCACGCCTAGCGGGAATATCCACGGCATGCCGGTGGCCTGCCTGTGCGGCATTGGCCCGAGTGAACTCACCGGGCTCAGCGGCAACACGCCGGTAACCACGCCGGATGTGTTCCGCTACATCGGCATCCGCTCGGTCGACGAGGGCGAGAAGCGGCTGGTGCGCGAGGCGAACATGCAGGTGCACGACATGCGCCACATCGACGAGATCGGCATGAAGCGCGTGATGGAAGAGGCGCTGGCCGGGATCGACGAAAACACCCACCTGCACGTGAGCTTCGACGTCGACTTCCTCGACCCCAGCATCGCGCCGGGCGTGGGCACCACCGTGCGCGGCGGCCCGAATTACCGCGAGGCGCAGTTGTGCATGGAGATGCTCGCCGACACGGGGCGCGTGGCGTCGCTGGACATCGTCGAACTGAACCCGGCCTTCGACAAGCGCAACCAGACCGCGAAGCTGGCGGTGGACCTGGTCGAGTCGCTGTTCGGCAAGTCCACGCTGCTGCGCTGA
- a CDS encoding DUF3617 family protein, with protein MLKMSVTMKMQVPGAGDLPVRTTTLDVCISSSHDMRVILQRQRGCVVSDYRQVGHVVSYHLVCGGDPPRMTGDASFELLPDGGTNGSVHANGYIGGQGVVMDMTYAGQRTDSCDYAASRQRH; from the coding sequence ATGCTGAAGATGAGCGTCACCATGAAGATGCAGGTGCCGGGTGCCGGCGACCTGCCTGTGCGCACGACTACGCTGGACGTGTGCATCTCCAGTAGCCATGACATGCGCGTCATACTGCAGCGACAGCGGGGTTGCGTGGTCAGCGACTACCGGCAGGTCGGCCATGTCGTCAGTTACCACCTGGTCTGCGGCGGCGACCCGCCGAGAATGACCGGTGATGCAAGCTTTGAGCTGCTGCCCGATGGCGGTACCAATGGCAGCGTTCACGCGAACGGCTACATCGGTGGGCAGGGCGTCGTCATGGACATGACCTACGCCGGCCAGCGCACCGACAGCTGCGATTATGCCGCGAGCCGGCAGCGGCATTGA
- a CDS encoding SPOR domain-containing protein, with product MFLRLLFVLLTALNIAVGAWLLLGQPYARGGTPSDPGVAELRLLSELPQPGPAATTAIPAAMTPPHNLSYSCLALGPFATPQDLRNARQALSAQATRMRSRQEQTSQTSGWWVYLPAAGNRAQALAVARQLAARDINDYFVVSSGDQPNTISLGLFKDPANARKRRDEVIAAGFPARMSERSESVPEYWLDLVVADGGNFDWRSRVHTTGIDAHSTGCF from the coding sequence ATGTTCCTGCGCCTGCTGTTCGTACTGTTGACCGCGCTCAATATCGCGGTGGGTGCCTGGCTGCTGCTGGGGCAGCCGTATGCCCGCGGCGGCACGCCCAGCGATCCCGGCGTGGCGGAATTGCGCCTGCTGTCGGAATTGCCGCAACCTGGGCCGGCAGCGACGACAGCCATCCCTGCGGCGATGACGCCGCCGCACAACCTCAGCTACAGCTGCCTCGCCCTGGGCCCGTTCGCCACCCCGCAGGACCTGCGCAACGCGCGCCAGGCCTTGTCCGCACAGGCCACGCGGATGCGCTCGCGCCAGGAACAGACCAGCCAGACCAGCGGTTGGTGGGTCTACCTGCCAGCAGCCGGCAACCGCGCGCAGGCACTGGCGGTGGCCCGCCAGCTGGCGGCGCGCGACATCAATGATTACTTCGTGGTCAGCTCCGGCGATCAGCCCAACACGATCTCGCTGGGCCTGTTCAAGGACCCGGCCAATGCGCGCAAACGCCGCGACGAAGTCATCGCGGCCGGCTTCCCCGCCCGCATGAGCGAGCGCAGCGAGAGCGTGCCCGAATACTGGCTGGACCTGGTGGTCGCCGATGGCGGCAACTTCGACTGGCGCAGTCGTGTCCACACCACGGGAATCGATGCGCACAGCACCGGCTGCTTCTGA
- a CDS encoding type III pantothenate kinase, producing the protein MRLLLDLGNTRLKWALQVQPAGWLARGAVDWQEDLAAVLEPAWAGLPRPAQVVAASVVDAAREAQVATMTQHLFACTPTWLRTPAHACGVRNAYAEPQRLGVDRFLAMVAAHAEGHAPCVLAGVGTALTLDALAADGQHLGGLIAPGPQLMQQSLLGATVRVRPERPGKLVELADNTADAVASGCWQAAAALVERFAAHTAARLGATPELILGGGDGESLLPLLSLPARLSQDGVLRGLAVWANAQ; encoded by the coding sequence ATGAGGCTGCTGCTCGACCTCGGCAACACGCGGCTGAAGTGGGCGTTGCAGGTGCAGCCGGCTGGCTGGCTGGCGCGCGGCGCGGTGGACTGGCAGGAGGATCTGGCGGCCGTGCTGGAACCGGCGTGGGCCGGTTTGCCGCGACCGGCGCAGGTGGTCGCGGCGTCGGTCGTCGATGCCGCGCGCGAAGCGCAGGTGGCGACCATGACGCAGCACCTGTTCGCCTGCACGCCGACCTGGCTGCGCACGCCGGCGCATGCCTGCGGCGTACGCAACGCGTATGCCGAGCCGCAGCGGCTGGGCGTGGATCGGTTCCTGGCGATGGTGGCGGCGCATGCCGAGGGCCACGCGCCGTGCGTGCTGGCCGGTGTCGGTACCGCACTCACGCTGGACGCCCTGGCAGCCGATGGCCAGCACCTGGGCGGCCTGATCGCACCGGGTCCGCAACTGATGCAGCAGTCGCTGCTGGGCGCCACGGTGCGGGTGCGGCCGGAGCGACCGGGCAAGCTCGTGGAGCTGGCCGACAACACCGCCGACGCGGTGGCATCGGGCTGCTGGCAGGCGGCGGCCGCGTTGGTCGAACGTTTCGCCGCGCATACCGCCGCGCGGCTCGGCGCGACGCCGGAACTGATTCTTGGCGGCGGCGACGGCGAGTCGCTGTTGCCGCTGCTGTCGCTGCCGGCCCGGCTGAGCCAGGACGGTGTGCTGCGTGGCCTGGCCGTGTGGGCCAACGCGCAATGA
- a CDS encoding biotin--[acetyl-CoA-carboxylase] ligase, producing the protein MQPAHLLALLADGESLSGAGLAARAGVTRAAIWKQVEVLRARGVPIEARGGAGYRLPWPLQMLDAKQIRAALPPQPARSLGALEVHWELDSTSSELQRRGSTAKDFSIVLAETQHAGRGRRGREWLSPPGLNLYLSCLKRFESGFAALSGLSLAIGVIVLRALENLGIAGAGLKWPNDVLAVTEGQAGGKLGGILVELSGEYQGPCAAVIGIGLNLRLTPALHAQAGQPASDLATLAGGTPPDRNRAAATLIAALVDGLQQFERNGFAAFGADYARHDLLRDQPLQLSGALGTFDGVGAGVDAHGALQVRMADGSVRRIDSADVTVRRA; encoded by the coding sequence ATGCAGCCGGCGCACTTGCTGGCCCTGCTTGCCGATGGAGAGTCGCTATCCGGCGCCGGCCTTGCCGCACGGGCCGGGGTGACCCGCGCGGCGATCTGGAAGCAGGTCGAGGTCCTGCGCGCCCGCGGCGTGCCGATCGAGGCACGCGGCGGGGCCGGCTACCGCCTGCCGTGGCCATTGCAGATGCTGGATGCGAAGCAGATCCGCGCCGCCCTGCCGCCACAGCCGGCGCGTTCGCTGGGTGCACTGGAGGTGCATTGGGAGCTCGATTCCACCTCCAGCGAACTGCAGCGTCGTGGCAGCACGGCGAAGGACTTCAGCATCGTGCTGGCCGAGACCCAGCATGCCGGTCGCGGCCGGCGTGGCCGCGAGTGGCTGTCGCCGCCGGGGCTGAACTTGTACCTGTCCTGCCTCAAGCGTTTCGAATCGGGATTCGCCGCGCTGAGCGGATTGTCGCTGGCGATCGGCGTGATCGTGCTGCGCGCGCTGGAAAATCTGGGCATCGCCGGGGCCGGCCTGAAGTGGCCGAACGACGTACTGGCCGTTACCGAGGGGCAGGCCGGTGGCAAGCTGGGCGGCATCCTGGTCGAGTTGAGCGGCGAATACCAGGGGCCGTGCGCGGCAGTCATCGGCATCGGCCTCAACCTGCGGTTGACGCCGGCATTGCACGCACAGGCCGGCCAGCCCGCCAGCGACCTGGCCACCCTGGCCGGTGGTACGCCGCCGGACCGCAACCGCGCCGCGGCGACATTGATCGCAGCGCTGGTCGATGGGCTGCAACAGTTCGAGCGCAACGGCTTCGCCGCGTTCGGCGCCGATTACGCGCGCCACGACCTACTGCGCGACCAGCCGCTGCAGCTGAGCGGGGCCCTGGGCACGTTCGACGGCGTGGGTGCCGGCGTGGATGCGCATGGCGCACTGCAGGTGCGCATGGCCGATGGCAGCGTGCGCCGGATCGACAGCGCGGATGTCACGGTGCGCCGCGCATGA
- a CDS encoding zinc-dependent peptidase, whose translation MPGHWWQSLRTRFEPAPIADPLWRRALAGCPLARRLDPERQQQLRRLSALFLARKRFHALAGAVLDDYWRLLIAMQACLPALQQGAASLRGWREVLIYPGEFKVRRSHHDDRTGVVTEGDEIRIGEAWERGPLVLSLADVQLDLEQPWDGYNVVVHEMAHKLDMLDGPPDGVPPLVDIPRRRWIEQFQQAYDRLVAMPPDSCDSPIDHYATESAAEYFAVVSELHYSQPALLRDAEPAIARLLQTYYGRSPAEGREPAGLRRAR comes from the coding sequence ATGCCGGGGCATTGGTGGCAATCGCTGCGGACGCGTTTTGAACCGGCGCCGATCGCCGATCCACTGTGGCGACGTGCACTGGCCGGCTGCCCGCTGGCACGCCGGCTCGACCCCGAACGACAGCAGCAGCTGCGCCGGCTATCCGCCCTGTTCCTGGCGCGCAAGCGTTTCCACGCGCTGGCCGGCGCCGTGCTGGACGACTACTGGCGCCTGCTGATCGCCATGCAGGCCTGCCTGCCGGCGCTGCAGCAGGGCGCCGCCAGCCTGCGCGGCTGGCGCGAGGTGCTGATCTACCCGGGCGAATTCAAGGTGCGCCGCAGCCACCACGACGACCGCACCGGCGTAGTCACCGAAGGCGACGAGATCCGCATCGGCGAGGCGTGGGAGCGCGGTCCGTTGGTGCTGTCGCTGGCCGACGTGCAGCTGGATCTGGAGCAGCCGTGGGACGGCTACAACGTGGTGGTGCACGAGATGGCGCACAAACTGGACATGCTCGACGGACCGCCGGATGGCGTGCCGCCGCTGGTGGACATCCCGCGGCGGCGCTGGATCGAGCAATTCCAGCAGGCCTATGACCGCCTGGTCGCGATGCCGCCGGACAGCTGCGACAGCCCGATCGACCACTACGCCACCGAAAGCGCCGCCGAGTACTTCGCCGTGGTCAGCGAGTTGCATTATTCGCAACCGGCGCTGCTGCGGGACGCCGAGCCGGCAATCGCCAGGCTGCTGCAGACTTACTACGGCCGTTCGCCGGCCGAGGGGCGCGAGCCGGCCGGCCTCCGTCGCGCACGCTGA